Proteins from a genomic interval of Zingiber officinale cultivar Zhangliang chromosome 1B, Zo_v1.1, whole genome shotgun sequence:
- the LOC122044951 gene encoding F-box protein At2g05970-like: MAGGGGGDGCGDRWVDLSLDLFSLIFSKLSLPQLLRSAAVCVSWSAAAHEVRTRSRRFEFRGQGPWLMFGGGPDRDSSAATFYTLDEGREYTIPLPDAPISRRFLLGSAHGWVITYDTSLGLFQLLNPITGSQIDLPSVVSNHLDIIHDNDERSNIRTRRQFPLTESLIETPPFKAILSADPSLEDDYTVVFIHYFIPSICFTRSGYDSWFQLNDVNQFQDILFHKGKLYATTISGSVQVCVIDDARLRRGELPTFTPVTPPDPDHCHFDYLAETPRGDLLNIQRKLGRHDPTVFVEVYRLQLEEEILSRRTEQVKDLGELIIFLGDNHPLCLSASDFPHLRPNSIYFTDELTLFNRHRRSMRIEEQSISGESQSCLPFPVDVGIYSMTDHTFTSILPGDPRLKWPPPVWFKLD; this comes from the coding sequence ATGGCCGGCGGTGGCGGTGGCGATGGCTGCGGCGACAGATGGGTTGATCTTTCTTTGGATCTCTTTTCCCTTATCTTCTCCAAACTCTCCCTTCCTCAGCTGCTTCGCTCCGCCGCCGTCTGCGTCTCGTGGTCAGCCGCCGCCCACGAGGTGCGCACGCGCAGCAGACGCTTCGAGTTCCGGGGGCAGGGCCCCTGGCTCATGTTCGGGGGCGGCcctgacagggactcctccgcCGCCACCTTCTACACCCTCGACGAGGGAAGGGAGTACACCATCCCCCTCCCGGACGCTCCCATAAGCCGCCGGTTCCTTCTCGGCTCCGCTCACGGCTGGGTCATCACATACGACACCAGCTTGGGGCTGTTTCAACTACTAAACCCGATCACCGGCTCGCAAATTGACCTCCCCTCCGTCGTCTCCAATCACCTCGACATCATCCACGACAACGATGAGCGCTCCAATATCCGAACACGTCGACAATTTCCATTGACTGAATCGCTGATAGAAACTCCTCCCTTCAAAGCAATCCTATCGGCTGATCCCTCGCTCGAAGATGACTACACTGTCGTGTTCATCCACTATTTTATTCCCAGCATCTGTTTCACCCGCTCCGGCTACGACAGTTGGTTCCAGTTAAATGATGTGAATCAATTTCAGGACATTCTCTTCCACAAAGGCAAACTGTACGCGACCACGATCTCAGGATCCGTGCAAGTTTGCGTCATCGACGACGCCCGACTTCGACGTGGCGAACTGCCCACATTTACACCGGTCACTCCGCCCGATCCTGATCACTGCCACTTTGACTACCTGGCCGAGACTCCCCGAGGAGATCTCTTGAACATTCAGAGGAAGCTGGGCAGGCATGACCCCACTGTCTTTGTCGAGGTTTACAGGTTACAACTGGAGGAGGAGATTCTAAGTAGAAGAACAGAACAagtgaaggacttgggagagttGATCATCTTCTTGGGCGACAACCACCCGCTTTGCCTCTCTGCATCCGATTTCCCACACTTGAGGCCTAATTCCATATATTTTACCGACGAACTGACACTCTTTAACCGTCATCGAAGGAGCATGAGAATCGAAGAACAAAGTATTTCgggagaaagtcagagttgcctTCCTTTCCCCGTTGACGTAGGCATCTACAGTATGACCGATCACACATTCACAAGTATCTTACCAGGCGATCCTCGACTGAAGTGGCCGCCTCCTGTTTGGTTCAAgctagattaa